In Ruania alkalisoli, the DNA window CATGCCCGGACATGGCGACTCGGGCTACGCCGTCGACCACTACCAGCTGGACCTGACCTATCAGCCCCGCAGCAACCTGCTCGACGGCGTGGCTGAGGTGCGGCTACACACCCTCACCGAGACCTCCGCACTGCGCTTCGACCTGCACGAGCTGCGCGTGACGAAGGTGTCCGTGACGGGCGCCACGCTCGGCAAGTACACCCGCAAGCCGACGCGGCTCACCGTCGCCCTCAAGAAGCCCGCACCCGCCGGATCGGAGCTCGTCGTCCGCATCGAGTACGGGGGCAACCCCAGGCCGGTGCGCTCGGCCACCTTGGGCGAGGCAGGCTGGGAGGAACTCACAGACGGGGTGATCGTGGCTTCACAGCCGCACGGGTCGCCGTCGTGGTTCCCGTGCAACGACCAGGCACGCGACAAAGCCCGCTACGACGTGAACCTCACCGTGCCCGCCGACTACACCGTGGCCTTCAGCGGTGAGACGCGGGAGGTCAGACGCCGTGGCTCACGCCGGACATGGACGTTCCAGCAGCGCCACCCGATGGCTCCGTACCTGGCCTCGGTGCAGATCGGGAAGTACCGCGAGCAGTCGCTGGACGGACCCGGCGCAGCGATCCGGATCCTCCGGCCGGAGGGACTGCCCGCGGACGCCTTCGCTGCGTCCTTCGGCCGGCAACGCGAGATGCTGACGTGCTTCGAGGACGCGTTCGGGCCCTACCCCTTCGACTCCTACACCTGCGTGATCACTGACGACCCGTTGGAGATCCCGCTCGAGTCACAGGCCCTGTCGACTTTCGGACGCAACCACTGCTCAGCGGACTGGGACGCCGTCCGGCTCATCGCACACGAACTGTCCCACCAGTGGTTCGGCAACGCCGTCACGGCGAGCTCCTGGCGCGACATCTGGCTGCACGAAGGGTTCGCCTGCTTCAGCGAATGGGTGTGGTCCGAGCACTCCGGTGGGCCAGGGATCGCCGAGCATGCGGCCCGCCAGCACGAGCGGCTCAGCACACTGCCCCAGGACCTGCGGCTCAGCGATCCGGGTGCGGCGGACATGTTCGACGACCGCGTCTACAAGCGCGGGGCACTGACGCTGGCGGCCCTGCGGGACCTGATCGGCGCCGAGGACTTCGGGCGGCTGCTGCACCGCTGGGTCGCGCAGCACCGCGGGGGGGTCGTCTGCACCGAGGACTTCATCTCACTGGCACAGGAGATCAGCGGACGGTCGCTGCGCGACTTCTTCGACACCTGGCTCCACCAGGTCACACTGCCTGCGTGGCGGTGAGTTCACGCACACTCGCGCAAGAAGGCCCGCGGGTGCAGGCAGATCGTGCACCGAGAAATCGGCCACCCGGATCGAAGGCATCGGCACGCTGAGCCCCACCCCGAGCATCTTCAGGATCGCCTCCTTCGCCACCCACACCTGCAGGACGTCCTGACCGGACTCGTCCCGGTGCAGGACGAGCGTGGGGTCGATGGGTGCCGCGTCGGCGCGTTCGATATCGACCCCGATCCGGGGAACGGGCGGGAGGCCAGCGGCGGTCACCAGGTATCCCCCGGCACGCGCGGCGGAGACGGCGATGGTGCGCTCGCCGGCACGCGCCCACGGGCGGCCGTGGTCCGAGCCTCCGCATCGCGGGCATAGGTGGCCGATCCGCAGATCCGCTCCCGGCAGAGGCGTCAGGTCGTCGGCGAGGTGGCGGCGCAGTGCCTCGTCGGTGCCGAGGGCGGCGCGATGCCAGTGCACACTGACGGGTATGCCGGTCGGCACGGGAGCGGCCATCGCCGACATTCTCGCAGATGCGCGCCCACGAATCGGTGAAACGATACACTCACGCGATCGGTGCAGACCCGGTACAGACGAGGAGCAATATGCCCAGGCGGAACGGCGGCCCGAGGCGCCCGAGCGTCACCGATGTGGCGAAGGAAGCAGGCGTCTCGGTCGGCACGGTCTCCAACGTGCTCAACCGGCCCGACTCCGTCTCTCCCGCCACCCGGGCCAGGGTGGAGGAGGCCATCGAGGAGCTCCGCTTCGTC includes these proteins:
- a CDS encoding M1 family metallopeptidase, with translation MTRTQTPVTPGTTDTYMPGHGDSGYAVDHYQLDLTYQPRSNLLDGVAEVRLHTLTETSALRFDLHELRVTKVSVTGATLGKYTRKPTRLTVALKKPAPAGSELVVRIEYGGNPRPVRSATLGEAGWEELTDGVIVASQPHGSPSWFPCNDQARDKARYDVNLTVPADYTVAFSGETREVRRRGSRRTWTFQQRHPMAPYLASVQIGKYREQSLDGPGAAIRILRPEGLPADAFAASFGRQREMLTCFEDAFGPYPFDSYTCVITDDPLEIPLESQALSTFGRNHCSADWDAVRLIAHELSHQWFGNAVTASSWRDIWLHEGFACFSEWVWSEHSGGPGIAEHAARQHERLSTLPQDLRLSDPGAADMFDDRVYKRGALTLAALRDLIGAEDFGRLLHRWVAQHRGGVVCTEDFISLAQEISGRSLRDFFDTWLHQVTLPAWR
- a CDS encoding 4'-phosphopantetheinyl transferase superfamily protein, producing the protein MAAPVPTGIPVSVHWHRAALGTDEALRRHLADDLTPLPGADLRIGHLCPRCGGSDHGRPWARAGERTIAVSAARAGGYLVTAAGLPPVPRIGVDIERADAAPIDPTLVLHRDESGQDVLQVWVAKEAILKMLGVGLSVPMPSIRVADFSVHDLPAPAGLLARVCVNSPPRRQCDLVEPGVEEVAQRPSADLLCQ